In Cervus elaphus chromosome 5, mCerEla1.1, whole genome shotgun sequence, the following proteins share a genomic window:
- the RAB35 gene encoding ras-related protein Rab-35 isoform X1, whose translation MARDYDHLFKLLIIGDSGVGKSSLLLRFADNTFSGSYITTIGVDFKIRTVEINGEKVKLQIWDTAGQERFRTITSTYYRGTHGVIVVYDVTSAESFVNVKRWLHEINQNCDDVCRILVGNKNDDPERKVVETEDAYKFAGQMGIQLFETSAKENVNVEEMFNCITELVLRAKKDNLAKQQQQQQNDVVKLTKNSKRKKRCC comes from the exons GTGTTGGCAAGAGCAGCTTACTGTTACGTTTCGCAGACAACACTTTCTCAG GCAGTTACATCACCACAATCGGAGTGGATTTCAAGATTCGGACTGTGGAGATCAACGGGGAGAAGGTGAAGCTGCAGATCTGGGACACGGCCGGGCAGGAGCGCTTCCGCACCATCACCTCCAC GTATTATCGGGGGACCCACGGGGTCATCGTGGTCTACGACGTCACCAGCGCCGAATCCTTCGTCAACGTGAAGCGATGGCTTCATGAAATCAACCAGAACTGTGACGACGTGTGCCGGATCCTAG TGGGGAATAAGAACGACGACCCCGAGCGCAAGGTGGTGGAGACGGAAGACGCCTACAAGTTCGCTGGGCAGATGGGGATCCAGTTGTTTGAGACCAGTGCCAAGGAGAATGTCAACGTGGAAGAG ATGTTCAACTGCATCACAGAACTGGTCCTCCGGGCAAAGAAGGACAACCTGgcgaaacagcagcagcagcaacagaacgACGTGGTGAAGCTCACGAAGAACAGTAAACGGAAGAAACGCTGCTGCTAa